From a single Stigmatopora nigra isolate UIUO_SnigA chromosome 21, RoL_Snig_1.1, whole genome shotgun sequence genomic region:
- the LOC144215110 gene encoding oxysterol-binding protein-related protein 3-like isoform X1, with product MMTSPSPTHSDSSDSSKQDCNQDSWEIVEGLKGGPAMMEQPEPQQGFLLKRRKWPMKGWHKRYFVLEKGILKYAKRATDLRKGKVHGCIDVGLSVMTIKKSSMCIDLDTEDNIYHLKMKSFDVFEEWVTKLRHHRVFRQNEISSYPHPHYYHSHKFSSPSLGDSIRKGASLRKQTSSHQAKINSWLQSSEDMNKCAKDLEECESNLQELNLVLRSMEVMHRTYSASSINMLQTSTNDISKKEKRSKKWRSKNGKNSKVTTQMPQNHSLNPNLPYVEANNQETFPDSPDSPVEVSRLQENFNRLANNIHTSLKSAYSSLSAERERLKHTMELQPPQPMQVTALKSAYNSECLDEDHSLVHQSSNDSRASIPESVCEFYDAQEYLLSSSSSENELSDDDSYISDVSDSVSVETFSNEGASQRHSSGTLNHTTTKISKVTPFFWSLFTVSSVGSVVQRRRKTLPSPSPPSSVSLWNILRNNIGKDLSKVAMPVQLNEPLNTLQRLCEELEYSELLDKANKTSNPYQRMVYVATFAITAYTSSYYRAASKPFNPVLGETYECDRPDKGFKFIGEQVSHHPPVSVCHADSNNFAFWQDVRLRNKFWGKSMEIVPVGTTNVTLPSFGDHYEWNKVTSCIHNIISGQRWIEHYGEMTIKNVNNNTCECKITFVKARSWSSSVNEIEGVVTNSSGQVVHSMFGKWHESIFQGDPPSATCIWRANAMPPDHDQYYGFTKFAIELNELDPTTRPLLPPTDTRFRLDQRCLEEGNVEEAEGQKQRIEQLQRERRKMLEDNNMTHQPRFFKKSEYDTWVNNNSYWELRRDPGFAKVDFPELW from the exons ATGATGACATCACCGTCGCCAACTCATAGCGATAGTAGTGATTCTTCTAAGCAAGATTGTAACCAG GATAGTTGGGAAATTGTGGAAGGGCTCAAGGGCGGACCTGCCATGATGGAGCAACCTGAGCCACAACAGGGTTTTCTGTTGAAAAGGAGGAAGTGGCCCATGAAGGGATGGCACAAG AGATATTTTGTGTTGGAAAAAGGCATCCTAAAGTATGCAAAGCGGGCCACAGAT TTGAGGAAAGGAAAGGTCCACGGCTGTATTGATGTGGGCCTGTCCGTCATGACCATCAAGAAATCATCCATGTGCATTGACTTGGACACGGAGGACAACATTTATCACTTGAAGATGAAGTCGTTCGATGTGTTTGAGGAATGGGTGACCAAGCTGCGTCATCATCGTGTATTTCGTCAGAACGAGATTTCATCGTATCCTCATCCTCACTATTACCACAGCCACAAGTTTTCTTCGCCCTCCCTCGGTGACTCCATAAGGAAG GGGGCTTCCCTCCGCAAGCAGACGTCCAGCCATCAAGCCAAAATCAATTCTTGGCTTCAATCCTCAGAGGACATGAACAAGTGCGCCAAAG ATTTGGAAGAATGTGAGTCCAACTTACAAGAACTCAATTTAGTCTTGAGGAGCATGGAAGTCATGCACCGTACATACTCCGCCTCATCCATCAACATGCttcaa ACATCTACTAATGACATCTCCAAAAAGGAGAAGAGGTCCAAAAAATGGCGATCCAAGAATGGCAAAAATAGCAAAGTAACAACACAG ATGCCTCAAAACCACTCCCTTAATCCCAATCTCCCGTACGTGGAAGCTAACAACCAAGAGACATTTCCGGACTCCCCGGACTCTCCGGTTGAGGTTTCCCGTCTACAGGAAAACTTCAATAGGCTTGCTAACAACA TCCACACTTCACTGAAATCAGCCTACAGTTCCCTCTCCGCagaaagagaaagattaaaacacaCAATGGAACTACAACCCCCTCAACCAATGCAGGTCACAGCCTTAAAGTCAGCCTATAACTCC GAATGCCTGGACGAAGACCATTCATTGGTGCACCAGTCATCCAATGACAGCAGAGCATCAATTCCCGAATCCGTATGCGAGTTCTATGACGCGCAGGAATACCTGCTTTCCTCGTCCTCCTCTGAAAATGAG CTGTCCGACGACGATTCCTACATCAGTGACGTGAGCGACAGCGTTTCCGTGGAAACCTTTAGTAACGAAGGGGCCAGCCAGAGACACAGTTCAGGTACATTAAACCACACAACCACTAAAATCTCAAAAGTAacgccatttttttggtcactttttaCAGTCAGTAGTGTCGGATCCGTGGTTCAACGTCGCCGCAAAACACTACCTTCGCCTAGTCCGCCATCCAGTGTGAGTTTGTGGAATATTCTGAGGAACAACATTGGCAAGGATTTGTCCAAAGTGGCCATGCCGGTTCAGCTGAATGAACCACTCAACACGCTACAGCGACTTTGCGAGGAACTGGAGTACAGCGAACTGCTTGACAAGGCTAATAAGACTTCTAATCCTTACCAGCGTATG GTATACGTCGCTACATTTGCTATAACGGCGTATACATCTTCCTACTATCGAGCTGCAAGTAAACCTTTCAATCCGGTTTTGGGAGAAACCTATGAGTGTGATAGACCTGATAAGGGCTTTAAGTTTATAGGTGAACAG GTAAGCCATCACCCACCAGTTTCAGTGTGCCACGCAGATTCAAATAACTTTGCTTTTTGGCAAG ATGTCCGATTGAGGAAcaaattttggggaaaatctATGGAAATTGTTCCAGTGGGTACTACTAATGTGACACTGCCTTC GTTTGGGGACCATTATGAATGGAACAAAGTGACATCGTGCATCCATAATATTATCAGTGGACAGCGTTGGATCGAACACTACGGAGAGATGaccattaaaaatgtcaacaataaCACTTGCGAGTGTAAAATCACATTTGTCAAG GCAAGATCGTGGAGTTCTTCTGTCAACGAAATTGAGGGCGTAGTGACCAATTCCAGCGGACAAGTCGTCCACTCCATGTTTGGAAAATGGCACGAGTCCATTTTTCAAGGAGACCCACCTTCCGCCACCTGCATTTGGAGAGCAA ATGCCATGCCGCCAGACCACGACCAGTACTACGGTTTCACTAAATTTGCCATCGAATTGAACGAGTTGGATCCAACAACAAGACCTCTGCTGCCCCCTACAGATACACGCTTCAGGCTGGACCAGAG GTGTTTGGAGGAGGGCAATGTGGAGGAAGCGGAAGGACAGAAACAGAGGATAGAACAACttcagagagagagaaggaaaatGCTGGAGGACAACAACATGACCCACCAACCACGTTTCTTCAA GAAGTCAGAGTACGACACGTGGGTGAACAACAACTCGTACTGGGAATTACGCAGAGATCCGGGCTTCGCTAAGGTGGACTTCCCTGAGTTGTGGTGA
- the LOC144215110 gene encoding oxysterol-binding protein-related protein 3-like isoform X2, whose protein sequence is MMTSPSPTHSDSSDSSKQDCNQDSWEIVEGLKGGPAMMEQPEPQQGFLLKRRKWPMKGWHKRYFVLEKGILKYAKRATDLRKGKVHGCIDVGLSVMTIKKSSMCIDLDTEDNIYHLKMKSFDVFEEWVTKLRHHRVFRQNEISSYPHPHYYHSHKFSSPSLGDSIRKGASLRKQTSSHQAKINSWLQSSEDMNKCAKDLEECESNLQELNLVLRSMEVMHRTYSASSINMLQTSTNDISKKEKRSKKWRSKNGKNSKVTTQMPQNHSLNPNLPYVEANNQETFPDSPDSPVEVSRLQENFNRLANNIHTSLKSAYSSLSAERERLKHTMELQPPQPMQVTALKSAYNSECLDEDHSLVHQSSNDSRASIPESVCEFYDAQEYLLSSSSSENELSDDDSYISDVSDSVSVETFSNEGASQRHSSVSSVGSVVQRRRKTLPSPSPPSSVSLWNILRNNIGKDLSKVAMPVQLNEPLNTLQRLCEELEYSELLDKANKTSNPYQRMVYVATFAITAYTSSYYRAASKPFNPVLGETYECDRPDKGFKFIGEQVSHHPPVSVCHADSNNFAFWQDVRLRNKFWGKSMEIVPVGTTNVTLPSFGDHYEWNKVTSCIHNIISGQRWIEHYGEMTIKNVNNNTCECKITFVKARSWSSSVNEIEGVVTNSSGQVVHSMFGKWHESIFQGDPPSATCIWRANAMPPDHDQYYGFTKFAIELNELDPTTRPLLPPTDTRFRLDQRCLEEGNVEEAEGQKQRIEQLQRERRKMLEDNNMTHQPRFFKKSEYDTWVNNNSYWELRRDPGFAKVDFPELW, encoded by the exons ATGATGACATCACCGTCGCCAACTCATAGCGATAGTAGTGATTCTTCTAAGCAAGATTGTAACCAG GATAGTTGGGAAATTGTGGAAGGGCTCAAGGGCGGACCTGCCATGATGGAGCAACCTGAGCCACAACAGGGTTTTCTGTTGAAAAGGAGGAAGTGGCCCATGAAGGGATGGCACAAG AGATATTTTGTGTTGGAAAAAGGCATCCTAAAGTATGCAAAGCGGGCCACAGAT TTGAGGAAAGGAAAGGTCCACGGCTGTATTGATGTGGGCCTGTCCGTCATGACCATCAAGAAATCATCCATGTGCATTGACTTGGACACGGAGGACAACATTTATCACTTGAAGATGAAGTCGTTCGATGTGTTTGAGGAATGGGTGACCAAGCTGCGTCATCATCGTGTATTTCGTCAGAACGAGATTTCATCGTATCCTCATCCTCACTATTACCACAGCCACAAGTTTTCTTCGCCCTCCCTCGGTGACTCCATAAGGAAG GGGGCTTCCCTCCGCAAGCAGACGTCCAGCCATCAAGCCAAAATCAATTCTTGGCTTCAATCCTCAGAGGACATGAACAAGTGCGCCAAAG ATTTGGAAGAATGTGAGTCCAACTTACAAGAACTCAATTTAGTCTTGAGGAGCATGGAAGTCATGCACCGTACATACTCCGCCTCATCCATCAACATGCttcaa ACATCTACTAATGACATCTCCAAAAAGGAGAAGAGGTCCAAAAAATGGCGATCCAAGAATGGCAAAAATAGCAAAGTAACAACACAG ATGCCTCAAAACCACTCCCTTAATCCCAATCTCCCGTACGTGGAAGCTAACAACCAAGAGACATTTCCGGACTCCCCGGACTCTCCGGTTGAGGTTTCCCGTCTACAGGAAAACTTCAATAGGCTTGCTAACAACA TCCACACTTCACTGAAATCAGCCTACAGTTCCCTCTCCGCagaaagagaaagattaaaacacaCAATGGAACTACAACCCCCTCAACCAATGCAGGTCACAGCCTTAAAGTCAGCCTATAACTCC GAATGCCTGGACGAAGACCATTCATTGGTGCACCAGTCATCCAATGACAGCAGAGCATCAATTCCCGAATCCGTATGCGAGTTCTATGACGCGCAGGAATACCTGCTTTCCTCGTCCTCCTCTGAAAATGAG CTGTCCGACGACGATTCCTACATCAGTGACGTGAGCGACAGCGTTTCCGTGGAAACCTTTAGTAACGAAGGGGCCAGCCAGAGACACAGTTCAG TCAGTAGTGTCGGATCCGTGGTTCAACGTCGCCGCAAAACACTACCTTCGCCTAGTCCGCCATCCAGTGTGAGTTTGTGGAATATTCTGAGGAACAACATTGGCAAGGATTTGTCCAAAGTGGCCATGCCGGTTCAGCTGAATGAACCACTCAACACGCTACAGCGACTTTGCGAGGAACTGGAGTACAGCGAACTGCTTGACAAGGCTAATAAGACTTCTAATCCTTACCAGCGTATG GTATACGTCGCTACATTTGCTATAACGGCGTATACATCTTCCTACTATCGAGCTGCAAGTAAACCTTTCAATCCGGTTTTGGGAGAAACCTATGAGTGTGATAGACCTGATAAGGGCTTTAAGTTTATAGGTGAACAG GTAAGCCATCACCCACCAGTTTCAGTGTGCCACGCAGATTCAAATAACTTTGCTTTTTGGCAAG ATGTCCGATTGAGGAAcaaattttggggaaaatctATGGAAATTGTTCCAGTGGGTACTACTAATGTGACACTGCCTTC GTTTGGGGACCATTATGAATGGAACAAAGTGACATCGTGCATCCATAATATTATCAGTGGACAGCGTTGGATCGAACACTACGGAGAGATGaccattaaaaatgtcaacaataaCACTTGCGAGTGTAAAATCACATTTGTCAAG GCAAGATCGTGGAGTTCTTCTGTCAACGAAATTGAGGGCGTAGTGACCAATTCCAGCGGACAAGTCGTCCACTCCATGTTTGGAAAATGGCACGAGTCCATTTTTCAAGGAGACCCACCTTCCGCCACCTGCATTTGGAGAGCAA ATGCCATGCCGCCAGACCACGACCAGTACTACGGTTTCACTAAATTTGCCATCGAATTGAACGAGTTGGATCCAACAACAAGACCTCTGCTGCCCCCTACAGATACACGCTTCAGGCTGGACCAGAG GTGTTTGGAGGAGGGCAATGTGGAGGAAGCGGAAGGACAGAAACAGAGGATAGAACAACttcagagagagagaaggaaaatGCTGGAGGACAACAACATGACCCACCAACCACGTTTCTTCAA GAAGTCAGAGTACGACACGTGGGTGAACAACAACTCGTACTGGGAATTACGCAGAGATCCGGGCTTCGCTAAGGTGGACTTCCCTGAGTTGTGGTGA
- the LOC144215209 gene encoding LOW QUALITY PROTEIN: gasdermin-E-like (The sequence of the model RefSeq protein was modified relative to this genomic sequence to represent the inferred CDS: substituted 3 bases at 3 genomic stop codons), with the protein MFSKATANFVRQVDQDGRLIHVSRMNDSSKLLPMALVVKQKRIWFWQRPKYQTTDFNLSDLLLGDDVLTPVVFKKDFLKYIGILGDKLSGTLEAEAGSVGMKVEGQGSSKLLSDFGELVKEELDVKRLLQDSDNRLVDMQHVLVQQLEKRSDVLAVVKERIVTTTASVVTETKKEKCAFYGVVNLLGKLGASIKMCIKESNDIEADSDVSLEIPSGVVIAYSILELDIKKEGHYKLCLQPGKIGGFENDMRGAWSEESLMFVDGRCFDEKIVEEHIEQDGSHMDDLTPLTALPQTTCWALFCKLQEILSDRATLLYLQHVVSDYSVAWRPFQVXLCLNHGXLEEVCVNQNSDNASINAVHLLVSALEELPDETLSLICDSQPKFFQAFSAMMGLLKESGDPLSMQFLPTLLWEKEAFQQVEKLLGSIGVTLRVDGDRLWVDMVENSGVRVLVLRLSISGLSLLCSGQNQDXFSCMI; encoded by the exons ATGTTCTCCAAAGCCACCGCCAACTTTGTCCGTCAGGTGGACCAGGACGGAAGACTGATCCACGTTTCCCGCATGAATGACTCTTCTAAGCTGCTTCCAATGGCTCTGGTGGTCAAACAGAAGCGTATATGGTTCTGGCAGAGGCCCAAATACCAGACGACGGATTTTAATCTTAGTGATCTGTTGCTAGGCGATGACGTCCTAACACCCG ttGTGTTCAAGAAAGACTTCCTGAAATACATCGGGATTTTGGGCGATAAGCTGTCCGGGACGCTTGAAGCCGAAGCCGGTTCTGTCGGCATGAAAGTCGAAGGTCAGGGGTCATCAAAACTTCTCTCGGATTTCGGCGAGCTGGTGAAAGAAGAACTGGATGTGAAGAGGTTGCTACAGGACTCGGACAACAG GTTGGTGGACATGCAGCATGTATTGGTTCAGCAGCTGGAGAAGCGATCTGATGTTCTGGCTGTGGTTAAAGAGAGGATCGTCACCACGACTGCCAGCGTTGTCACGGAAACCAAAAAAGAGAAATGTGCATTTTATGGTGTGGTGAACCTGTTGGGCAAACTCGGGGCTAGCATTAAG ATGTGTATCAAAGAGAGCAACGACATTGAGGCGGACAGTGATGTTTCTTTGGAGATACCATCTGGTGTGGTCATTGCGTATAGTATTCTGGAACTGGATATAAAAAAAGAGGGGCACTATA AACTATGCCTTCAACCTGGAAAAATTGGCGGTTTTGAGAATGACATGCGGGGGGCTTGGTCTGAAGAGTCCTTGATGTTCGTGGACGGAAGATGTTTTGATGAGAAAATTGTAGAAGAACACATTGAGCAGGATG GATCTCACATGGATGACCTCACTCCCCTCACCGCTCTTCCCCAAACAACTTGTTGGGCCTTGTTCTGCAAACTTCAAGAGATTCTGAGCGACAGAGCTACTCTCTTGTATCTGCAACATGTCGTGAGTGACTATTCAGTTGCGTGGCGACCATTCCAAGTCTAACTATGTTTAAATCACGGTTAGCTTGAGGAAGTTTGTGTCAACCAAAACTCTGACAATGCCTCCATCAATGCAGTTCATCTCTTGGTCAGTGCTTTGGAAG AGCTTCCAGATGAAACTTTGAGTCTCATCTGTGACAGTCAGCCTAAGTTCTTCCAAGCCTTCAGCGCCATG ATGGGCTTGTTGAAGGAGAGTGGTGATCCTCTCTCCATGCAGTTTCTACCTACGCTTTTGTGGGAAAAAGAAGCTTTCCAGCAGGTAGAGAAGCTCCTCGGCTCCATCGGAGTGACGTTGCGGGTCGACGGGGACCGGCTTTGGGTGGATATGGTGGAAAACAGTGGCGTACGCGTGTTAGTACTTCGCCTCAGTATTTCTGGATTGTCTCTGCTGTGTAGTGGGCAAAACCAGGATTAATTTTCATGTATGATTTAG
- the polr2k gene encoding DNA-directed RNA polymerases I, II, and III subunit RPABC4 → MDTPQDVQPPRQQPMFYICGECHTENEIKARDPIRCRDCGYRIMYKKRTNRLVVFDAR, encoded by the exons ATGGACACCCCGCAAGATGTGCAGCCACCCCGGCAGCAGCCTATGTTTTATATATGTGGAG AGTGTCACACAGAAAACGAAATCAAGGCTCGTGATCCGATCCGATGCCGAGACTGTGGCTACAGGATCATGTACAAGAAGAGGACAAATAGAT TGGTTGTGTTTGACGCTCGCTAA
- the LOC144214929 gene encoding sperm-associated antigen 1A-like has protein sequence MTRPGGCILTETPLPDGATAALSAEQADPLQRRCGMGNTQEKPPGAGRGGVSGPDRAKRVANGNVEAIPESCRPSVDQSYLDAPAGGLPPHLARMKNEGNHLFKHGQFGDALDKYSQTIDGCTQAGSGDPEDLSILYSNRAACHLKVGNSPECIEDCTKALELQPFSLKALLRRAAAYESLERYRKAYVDYKTVLQIDVEVRAANDSVHRITKLLIEQDGAEWRQKLPEIPTVPLSVQQAHQGNPASIQRAQERASRDQARRNESRFNTLKLQGNELVKKGHFEDALVHYDQCLSLKPEECSLYTNRAVCLLKLERFQEAKQDCDSALHLDPHNKKAFYRRALAHKGLQDYLAASGDLQEVLQLDPNVREAEEELLEVTSLLRRSLMDDLCLG, from the exons ATGACGCGTCCCGGTGGGTGTATCCTGACGGAAACCCCCCTTCCAGATGGAGCTACTGCAGCTTTGAGTGCTGAGCAAGCGGACCCACTGCAGAGGCGGTGCGGCATGGGCAACACGCAGGAGAAACCCCCCGGCGCCGGCCGAGGGGGCGTATCCGGCCCAGACCGCGCCAAAAGGGTGGCCAACGGGAATGTCGAGGCGATCCCCGAGTCGTGCCGCCCCTCCGTGGACCAGAGTTATCTGGATGCCCCGGCTGGGGGTCTCCCGCCCCACCTGGCTCGCATGAAGAATGAGGGCAACCACCTTTTCAAACACGGACAGTTTGGCGACGCTTTGGACAAGTACAGCCAGACCATTGACGGTTGCACTCAAGCGG GTAGCGGCGACCCCGAAGACTTGAGCATCCTCTACTCCAACCGTGCCGCTTGCCACTTAAAGGTCGGGAATAGTCCCGAATGCATTGAAGACTGTACCAA GGCTCTGGAGCTGCAGCCGTTCTCCCTGAAGGCGCTTCTGCGCAGAGCGGCGGCCTACGAGTCGCTAGAGCGGTACCGCAAAGCCTACGTGGATTACAAAACCGTCCTGCAAATTGACGTCGAAGTGCGAGCGGCCAATGACAGCGTGCACAG GATCACGAAATTGCTCATTGAGCAGGACGGGGCAGAGTGGCGTCAAAAACTTCCGGAAATTCCCACCGTGCCGCTATCCGTCCAGCAGGCGCATCAGGGGAACCCGGCCAGCATCCAGCGGGCCCAAGAACGGGCGTCACGAGACCAAG ccagGCGGAACGAGTCCCGCTTCAACACCTTAAAACTGCAAGGCAACGAACTGGTGAAAAAGGGTCACTTTGAAGACGCCCTGGTCCACTATGACCAATGCCTGTCCTTAAAACCAGAGGAATGCTCTCTCTACACAAACAG AGCTGTCTGCTTGCTTAAGCTCGAGCGCTTCCAGGAGGCCAAGCAGGACTGCGACTCGGCTCTCCATTTGGACCCCCATAACAAGAAAGCCTTCTATAGACGGGCACTGGCCCACAAGGGTCTACAG GACTACCTGGCGGCTAGTGGCGACCTACAGGAGGTCCTTCAGTTGGACCCAAATGTCAGGGAGGCCGAGGAAGAGCTACTGGAGGTGACCTCACTTCTGAGACGGAGCCTTATGGATGACCTCTGCTTAG GTTGA
- the LOC144214926 gene encoding E3 ubiquitin-protein ligase RNF19A-like codes for MSNPRQQYHGSTGSERELNSAASSVSLPSVRKTPKKRRLSLQALFGRRRRSERDAKRKSKSAAEPSTPSADGVPPEVDRVSTRSVPAATTTTTTTTTATPTTASGSELLECPLCLLRHTRERFPDIMTCHHRSCADCLRQYLRIEISESRVNICCPECSERFNPHDIAMILDDRALMEKYEEFMLRRWLVAEPDCRWCPAPDCGYAVIAFGCASCPKITCGREGCGTEFCYHCKQLWHPNQTCDTARQQRAQHFRLRSFRSSSLSYSQESGAVGDDIKPCPRCAACIIKMNDGSCNHMTCAVCGCEFCWLCMKEISDLHYLSPSGCTFWGKKPWSRKKKILWQLGTLVGAPVGIALIAGIAFPAMIIGIPVYVGRKIHNRYEGKDVSKHKRNLVIAGGVTLSVLVSPAVAAVTVGIGVPIMLAYVYGVVPISLCRSGGCGVSTGNGKGVRIEFDDENDNMGAGAAATDTTSVAETRLNNASLGDGASVGGLTGLSLSVSGTHMERCGVGSAQRDNMSDDASTTALAGASITGSLSGSCYNRMEVQADVQKERCSLSGESATVSLGTMSDNASTKAMAGSILSAYMPLERDNSLEVQVDVESKEDKVRHCSASSSLDEAGCSAPTVVAAPSKDHDASSAGSTKSKGKMWKRGGGKAESKVNHADGDAERRSTVSSELDSPSLSGSLPSVAGSQGSRLSAELGETEAFRRLAASPDEVLYIAEDPADARGCVATDV; via the exons ATGAGTAACCCGCGGCAACAGTATCACGGGAGCACCGGCTCGGAACGCGAGCTCAACTCTGCCGCCTCCTCCGTTAGCCTACCCTCCGTCAGGAAGACCCCCAAGAAGCGCCGCCTCTCGCTACAGGCGCTCTTCGGCCGGCGACGGCGGTCCGAACGCGACGCCAAACGCAAGTCTAAATCCGCGGCGGAGCCGTCTACCCCCAGTGCGGATGGCGTCCCACCAGAGGTCGACAGGGTCTCCACGCGCTCCGTCCCGGCGGCGAcgacaaccaccaccaccactaccacggCCACCCCCACTACAGCATCGGGCTCAGAACTGCTGGAATGCCCGCTGTGCCTACTTCGCCACACACGCGAACGTTTCCCCGACATCATGACGTGCCACCACCGCTCGTGCGCCGACTGCTTACGGCAGTACCTGCGCATCGAGATCTCGGAGTCGCGTGTCAACATCTGCTGCCCAGAGTGCTCGGAACGCTTCAACCCGCACGACATCGCCATGATTCTGGACGACCGCGCCCTAATGGAGAAGTACGAGGAGTTCATGCTACGTAGGTGGCTCGTGGCCGAGCCCGATTGTCGTTGGTGTCCGGCGCCGGACTGCGG TTATGCCGTCATCGCGTTTGGCTGCGCCAGCTGCCCCAAGATTACATGCGGGCGCGAGGGCTGCGGCACCGAGTTTTGCTACCACTGCAAGCAGCTGTGGCACCCCAACCAGACGTGCGACACGGCACGCCAACAGAGGGCTCAGCACTTCCGCCTACGCAGTTTCCGCTCCTCGTCGCTGAGTTACAGCCAGGAGAGCGGCGCCGtcg GCGACGACATCAAGCCGTGCCCTCGCTGCGCCGCCTGTATCATTAAAATGAACGACGGTAGCTGTAATCACATGACGTGCGCTGTGTGTGGATGCGAGTTTTGCTGGCTTTGCATGAAGGAGATTTCGGACCTGCACTATCTAAG TCCATCCGGTTGTACCTTCTGGGGCAAGAAGCCATGGAGCCGCAAAAAGAAGATCCTCTGGCAGCTGGGGACTTTAGTGGGCGCTCCTGTGGGCATTGCCCTCATTGCGGGTATCGCCTTCCCCGCCATGATCATCGGGATCCCCGTTTATGTGGGAAGGAAG aTTCACAATCGCTATGAGGGCAAAGACGTGTCAAAGCACAAGAGGAATTTGGTGATCGCGGGCGGCGTGACGTTGTCCGTCCTCGTGTCGCCGGCGGTTGCAGCTGTGACTGTTG GAATTGGAGTGCCCATCATGCTAGCATACGTCTACGGCGTCGTGCCCATCTCGCTGTGCCGGAGCGGCGGTTGCGGCGTGTCCACCGGCAACGGCAAAGGAGTCCGCATCGAGTTCGACGACGAGAACGATAACATGGGCGCCGGCGCCGCGGCGACAG ACACGACGTCAGTGGCCGAGACCAGGCTGAACAACGCCAGCTTGGGAGACGGCGCCAGCGTGGGCGGTCTGACCGGCCTGAGCCTCAGCGTGAGCGGCACCCACATGGAGCGATGCGGCGTGGGCTCGGCCCAACGCGACAACATGAGCGACGACGCCAGCACCACCGCCCTCGCCGGCGCTAGCATCACTGGCAGTTTGTCGGGGAGCTGCTACAACAG GATGGAGGTTCAAGCCGACGTCCAGAAGGAGCGCTGTAGTCTGAGCGGGGAGTCTGCAACCGTCAGCTTGGGAACCATGAGCGACAATGCCAGCACCAAAGCCATGGCAGGCTCCATACTCAGTGCCTACATGCCTTTAGAAAG AGACAACAGCCTGGAAGTGCAAGTGGACGTGGAGTCTAAAGAGGACAAAGTGCGACACTGCAGCGCCAGCAGCAGTCTGGACGAAGCCGGCTGCAGCGCCCCCACCGTCGTCGCCGCCCCCTCCAAGGACCATGACGCCTCATCCGCGGGGAGCACGAAAAGTAAAGGGAAGATGTGGAAACGCGGAGGAGGCAAAGCCGAGTCTAAAGTCAACCACGCCGACGGAGACGCAGAACGCCGAAGTACCGTCTCGTCCGAGTTGGACTCGCCGTCGCTGAGCGGGAGTTTGCCGTCGGTGGCCGGCTCGCAAGGCAGCCGATTGTCGGCCGAGCTCGGCGAAACGGAGGCCTTCCGACGACTGGCGGCGTCGCCCGACGAGGTTCTGTATATCGCCGAAGACCCCGCCGACGCCCGCGGATGTGTCGCCACTGAcgtttga